A part of Brassica rapa cultivar Chiifu-401-42 chromosome A05, CAAS_Brap_v3.01, whole genome shotgun sequence genomic DNA contains:
- the LOC103869858 gene encoding kinesin-like protein KIN-13B, whose product MNGRQRSGAAAAVHHQRQLSDNVLDMSSSNGNRWLQSSGLPNFHPPANDYGYYAGGGGQAATRGYHHQNAQRGNDFFGEPTTPQYSSRPSSQRKNTADESEFSPGLLDLHSFDTELLPEIPVSSQLDGPSMFNPSRSQSFEDFEAYNKQQTNRSSRVLADNLAAEKERMNAVAKIKVVVRKRPLNKKESAKNEEDIVDTHSNCLTVHETKLKVDLTAYVEKHEFVFDAVLDEEVSNDEVYRETVEPVVPLIFQRIKATCFAYGQTGSGKTYTMKPLPLKASRDILRLMHHTYKNQGFQLFVSFFEIYGGKLYDLLSERKKLCMREDGKQQVCIVGLQEYRVSDTEAIMELIERGSATRSTGTTGANEESSRSHAILQLAIKKSAEGNQSKPPRLVGKLSFIDLAGSERGADTTDNDKQTRLEGAEINKSLLALKECIRALDNDQGHIPFRGSKLTEVLRDSFMGNSRTVMISCISPSSGSCEHTLNTLRYADRVKSLSKGNGSKKDVSSSTMNLRESTKIPLSSALPTPSNYEDDVNEMWTEENDDFDASDYEQEKQMWKKNVKPEPSYNVMAQERIPKPSIPVKSRDMPRPDMKKSNSDDNLNALLQEEEDLVNAHRKQVEDTMNIVKEEMNLLVEADQPGNQLDGYISRLNTILSQKAAGILQLQNRLAHFQKRLREHNVLVSSTGY is encoded by the exons ATGAACGGGAGACAGAGATCTGGCGCAGCAGCGGCGGTGCACCACCAGAGGCAGCTCTCCGATAACGTTCTCGACATGTCTTCCTCCAATGGCAACAGATGGCTCCAATCCTCTGGTCTCCCCAACTTCCACCCACCCGCCAAT GATTACGGATACTATGCTGGTGGTGGTGGACAAGCAGCAACTAGAGGTTATCATCATCAGAATGCTCAGAGAGGAAACGACTTCTTTGGTGAACCCACCACTCCTCAGTACAGTTCTCGTCCTTCGAGCCAAAGAAAGAACACTGCTGATGAATCTGAGTTCAGTCCCGGGCTCTTAGATCTGCATTCTTTTGATACTGAGCTTCTCCCCGAG ATTCCGGTCTCTAGCCAGTTAGATGGCCCCTCAATGTTCAATCCTAGTCGAAGCCAAAGTTTTGAGGACTTTGAGGCTTACAACAAGCAGCAGACTAACCGTAGTAGTCGCGTGTTGGCTGATAACTTGGCTGCTGAGAAGGAAAGGATGAATGCTGTCGCAAAGATCAAAGTTGTT GTGCGTAAGAGACCACTTAACAAAAAGGAGTCCGCAAAAAACGAGGAAGACATTGTTGACACTCATTCCAATTGCTTAACAGTTCATGAAACCAAACTTAAG GTTGACTTGACAGCCTATGTTGAAAAGCATGAATTTGTGTTTGATGCCGTGCTAGATGAGGAAGTATCAAATGATGAG GTTTATCGTGAGACAGTGGAGCCTGTTGTTCCCTTAATTTTTCAGCGCATCAAAGCCACTTGCTTTGCATATGGGCAGACAG GTAGTGGTAAAACCTATACTATGAAGCCTTTGCCTCTTAAGGCTTCAAGGGACATCTTAAGGTTGATGCACCATACATACAAAAACCAAGGGTTTCAGTTGTTTGTCAGCTTCTTTGAAATCTATGGAGGAAAGCTTTATGATCTCCTCAGTGAGAGGAA GAAGCTGTGTATGAGAGAGGATGGTAAGCAGCAAGTGTGCATCGTTGGTTTGCAAGAATACAGAGTATCTGATACAGAAGCGATTATGGAGCTTATCGAGAGAGGAAGTGCAACAAGAAGTACTGGAACCACTGGTGCAAACGAAGAATCCTCCCGCTCACATGCTATACTTCAGCTCGCTATTAAAAAATCAGCAGAGGGAAATCAGTCAAAGCCCCCTCGGCTCGTTGGCAAGCTTTCTTTCATCGATCTTGCTGGAAGTGAACGTGGTGCAGACACAACAGACAACGACAAACAGACCCG ATTGGAAGGAGCAGAAATCAATAAGAGCTTACTGGCCTTGAAGGAGTGTATTAGAGCTCTGGATAATGATCAAGGTCACATCCCTTTTAGAGGCAGCAAGTTGACTGAAGTTCTCAGGGACTCCTTCATGGGAAATTCTCGTACTGtaatgatatcttgcatatCTCCAAGCTCTGGATCATGTGAGCACACCCTTAACACCTTAAGATACGCGGACAG GGTTAAGAGTCTCTCGAAGGGAAACGGCTCCAAGAAGGATGTGTCGTCTTCAACCATGAACCTAAGGGAGTCAACAAAAATTCCTTTGTCTTCCGCACTCCCGACTCCATCTAACTATGAGGATGACGTGAATGAGATGTGGACTGAAGAAAACGATGACTTTGATGCATCGGATTACGAGCAAGAGAAACAAATGTGGAAGAAAAACGTGAAGCCAGAGCCATCCTATAACGTTATGGCACAGGAGAGAATCCCGAAACCTAGTATTCCGGTGAAGTCAAGAGACATGCCAAGGCCCGATATGAAGAAGTCAAACTCCGATGACAATCTAAATGCACTTCTGCAG GAAGAAGAAGACCTTGTTAATGCTCACCGTAAACAAGTTGAGGATACCATGAACATCGTGAAAGAG GAGATGAATCTGCTGGTTGAAGCAGACCAGCCAGGAAACCAGCTAGATGGTTACATTTCAAGACTGAACACAATCCTCTCTCAGAAGGCTGCAGGTATACTCCAACTTCAGAACCGTCTTGCTCATTTCCAGAAACGCCTTAGGGAGCACAATGTATTGGTATCTTCCACTGGGTACTGA